A window of Sedimentibacter sp. MB31-C6 genomic DNA:
AGGACCTCTGCCTTTTATAAAAATATTTCCACAATTAAGAACAGGTGGTTCACATGTACCCCTTAATTTTTGTATATCAGACATTATTCTTCCCATATAAGTTTCTTCGGCATAAATTTCAAAACTGTAAAATGGTTCTAGTAAAATGGACTCAGCTTTTTCTAACCCTTGTCTTATTGCTCTGTAGGTAGCCTCTCTAAAATCACCACCTACAGTATGTTTAATATGAGAACGTCCATCTTTTAAAATAATATTTATATCCGTTATAGGCGAACCGGTTAAAATTCCTTTATGAACTTTTTCAAACACATGATTTTCTATAGTATTTTGATAATTTAATATTAAATTGTCAACGTGGCATTGACTCTCAAATGTAATACCGCTACCACGGACAGTTGGTTCTAGCTGTAACTGTACCTCTGCATAATGACGAAGTGGTTCAAAATGCCCATAACCCATTACTGCTGATGATATTGTTTCCTTATATTCAACTTTTGGCTTTTCAAAATTAACCGATATTCCAAATCTTGATTTTATAATTTGTTCTAATATCTCAAGTTGAATTTTGCCCATTACATTAATTAAAATATCTTCAGTTTCTTTTATAAAAGAAACTGATAACATAGGATCTTCAGATTCTAATATACGTAGCTTTTCCATTAAAATTGTAACATCTGTTTTATCTAATATGTTTATTTTAGACTTAAGAGCTGCATAATGTCGTTGTGTGAGCCTGAACACCTGAGCTACCACTTATGATTAGAATTGCATAATCAAGTGCAGACATAGTTCTTTCAGTCTCTGCCGAAAAATCCATATGCCCAGGTGTATCTATTATATAATAGATATCATTATTATATTGAAAAATACCTTGATCAGCAAAAATTGTAATTCCTCGGTTCTGTTCTATTTCATTAGTATCCATGCTTGAAGATTTATGATCAACTCTTCCGAGATTTCGTATACTGCCTGTAGAATAAAGAATTTGTTCAGTGAAAGTAGTCTTCCCAGCATCAACATGAGCAAAAATTCCTATTGTTTTTTTCATAATCGCTCCTTGTATAGAGGGACAAGGTTATAATGTTTAATAACCCTGCCATTTTTGTTTGATTACTTAAATTTAACTGCAGTTCCATAAGCCATTACTTCGGCGGCACCCTGCATAACTGCTGCAGAGGCATATCTAATATTAATGACAGCATCTGCATGCAACTCTTCTGCTTCAGCAACCATACGTTTTGTTGCAAGAGCTCTAGCATCATTCATCATTTCCGCATAAGATGTTAGTTCTCCACCTACTAGTGTCTTAAAACCTTGAGTAATATCACGACCAATGTTTTTTGACTGTATCGTGCTGCCTTTAACAATACCCAGCATTTCAA
This region includes:
- a CDS encoding YbjQ family protein; amino-acid sequence: MILVNTDYITGKELEMLGIVKGSTIQSKNIGRDITQGFKTLVGGELTSYAEMMNDARALATKRMVAEAEELHADAVINIRYASAAVMQGAAEVMAYGTAVKFK